TCCCAActaagaataaataattatgaataataaaatctagttcaatttgatattattctttttcaagGGAGGAATATAACTATAAATCAGAGACAATCTACAGTAGTATGTTTGTTACAGGTGCTCTTTTGCACTTTTATGTCAAAGGTATACTGCTACTGGTATTTCTAACAGTTTGCATTAGCAGGAAAAATCTGACTCTTAATATTTCtgatttctttctttatctctGAGATGATATAAGTTAggtttaaatatgtatttaatctttatatttagaatgagttttttttttttttttttttgtaacagAAAGCTATCCTAATATTTTGATTTCcagtaaactaattaaaatatatggttTGTCATTTTTATGTCTAATATTACATGTTAAAGGGTGATTGTGACACAGCACACTATTAATTTTCTTCCATAGAAAACTACACAATGAACCTCAGAGCACAGGcactttctttctttacatCTAAACTATGCCATTGAACACAAATGTTGACTGATTTGGTTGAGTATAAGGCACAACTAATCTACTTTCCTGTTAAGCTCAACAACTTCATTATCACCTATGTCTCAACCACTCCAACACATTGTGTGTTCCCTCCTATATAACACTAAGACATGCGTTGTACTTCACATCCTCTCATAAAACTCAATACCATATAGAAGAAATGGCGTCTACCTACgaaacacttagaaataagatGCCTATGGGATCACTAACTGCAGCTTACCTTGCAATTTTGCTTGCCTGTGCAAATTTGGCAATAACTGTTGCAGCAGTTGACCCCATTGCAGCCACCGGGAAAGAACCTGTTATTGAGCTATATATGCACGACATTCTGGGGGGTAGTAACCCAACAGCTCGACCAGTGACCGGCTTGCTCGGAAGCATATACAGTGGTCAAGTACCCTTTGCAACGCCAGTAGGATTCAACACACCTCAAGGTGCGATTCCCATCCCCAATGCCAACGGCGCTAACCCCACTGTCAATGGAGTTTTTGGTATTCCACTAGGAACTGGATTGGCGGGTACTTCATTTGCACCAAACTCAggtaacaacaacaacaaccaaaacaTTGCCCAGCTGCAGTTAGGACCTGATGGACTGGGACTAGGCTTTGGTACAATTACTGTTATTGATGATATGCTGACCTCTCAACCTGAAGGAGGGTCCCAACTAGTTGGGAAGGCTCAAGGAGTATATGTGGCAAGTTCAGCTGATGGGACTAGACAGATGATGGTTTTTACAGCCCTGTTTGAAGGAGGGGAATATGGTGATAGCTTGAACTTTTATGGCCTGTATAAGATAGGAAGCACCATGTCAAGAATATCTGTGCTAGGGGGGACAGGGAAGTACAAGAATGCAAGGGGTTTTGCAGAACTGAGAGCTCTTATCCCACCGGGACAGATTTCCACTGATGGTGCAGAGACGCTGCTGAGGATCACTGTCTATTTGAAATACTAAAACTGGGTGCTGTTTGATCACTGATGACTGAGATTGGTCTTGTATATTGTCAGTTTGATACCGTTTGCAGAATGTATTTGAAATCTTAGTTGTGTTCCCAAAAAAAGAGATATGCTGATTTGCTgctgcttctttttttttttttttttttttttttacagaaaatGATACACTATGGCGCTTTAAGTATTTGTGGTcggatttttatattttaatacaagcAGTAGCAATAAATGCCTCAAACTCAGTCAATGGCAGTTTACaagtaaaactaaaaaatgaagCAAATCAGTAATAAGCTATCATTTTGTGTTCTAAAGGCATTAGCTATTGTATGGTGTCAACATAAactgcaaagaaaaaaaaaaagcaaagcatGATGAAAGATAATCAAGAAAAATTCAGACAATGAAAGAGAGTTTACTGCATATGAATCgtgaaatggaagaaaatgttaCTTATTAGTTCATATTCATACACTAGTCTACCAGTTGACAATATGATTAACAACGCAGCAGCAGTTCATAAGCGTCTTCCACCAAATCAAATCCTATACATGAAACAAATTACGAGTTAAATCTGAACAGGAAAACCTATACATACAAAATGATGACCATACTCCTGATAAAGGGTTGAAATCGTGAGTTATTTTAAACCATATGAAGATTCTATCGTTACTAAGTAGCTACCAGTGATTGTTGTCATAGGGATCTCTACTGCACCATGTCATCGAATTAACAATCCACATTCATGTTCAATCAATGGATACCATTGATAGGAAATCGAGAGATGTACATGAAAATTTTTCCTAGAAAATTATGGCACATAAGGATTTTATGATAATTACCATTTCAAATGCAGGATCTTCATATTTTTAACACAGACTGGTGATATTAACATGAGAATTCAAGGCAGCTTCATCAAGTCCATAGAGTGCATCGATCAAGTGCATTCGCAACGATGCTGGACCTTTGGCCATCTTCATTCCTAGCTCACCAGCGACGCCAAATACTGCTAATGCTGACACTGCCGCATCCAAAGCATGACTCTTGTCAACAGCAACAAAGGCAGCAATCAGTGCAGTGACTGAACACCCAGTTGCTGTTACTTTCTGCATCATGGCCACCCCATTGTGAGCACCAACAACTCGATTTCCATCCGTCACAATGTCAGTGGCTCCTGACACTGCAACTACGGCACCACTTGTCTGAGCTAAGAGCTTTGCTGCTTCAACTGCATCCATTGAATCGTGAACACTGTCCACACCCTTGACAATGGAGCTATATTACATAGTGTAATAACAAATTTTCTCAGATTTAAGGGAGAGAAAAAATCGTAAATGTTTAGTTGAATTTTTAGTGAGACTCAagcatctctttcttttccctttttttttcttgaagacACATTGGACCACTAGTCATAACTCATTTACAACCATTCTAATAATGTTTATTGCAAGAAAATCATTCGAAGAATAAGTAAAACATCAATTTAATCTACGAATCTGGTTCCACCCACCAATCCCTTGACAATATCTGGTATTAACATTGGACAAAGCAAATTTACCCATGAGTTGTGAAAATTCAAGtactatattttcttttttataccATTAGGGACAAAATTGACTAATGGTGCCAATGTTTTTTGAGACCAAATTGATGTTTTACTCCCACAAAAAGGTTATTAGATAATCTATGAGATACAGCCTATTAGAAATGCAGCGTGCAATAGTAAATTATCTCGTTCAGCCACAACAACAGCTTACCCTCGTGATTCAATCGTGGCTTCTAAACCCCAAAAATAATCACCCAGAAGAAACAATCACCCTCAAAACAAATCCCACGAACCCTTTCACCAGTTACATTTTACATAAATCAAGTGGTTATTTAGacgatttgaaaataaa
This genomic interval from Vigna radiata var. radiata cultivar VC1973A chromosome 8, Vradiata_ver6, whole genome shotgun sequence contains the following:
- the LOC106771515 gene encoding dirigent protein 16, coding for MASTYETLRNKMPMGSLTAAYLAILLACANLAITVAAVDPIAATGKEPVIELYMHDILGGSNPTARPVTGLLGSIYSGQVPFATPVGFNTPQGAIPIPNANGANPTVNGVFGIPLGTGLAGTSFAPNSGNNNNNQNIAQLQLGPDGLGLGFGTITVIDDMLTSQPEGGSQLVGKAQGVYVASSADGTRQMMVFTALFEGGEYGDSLNFYGLYKIGSTMSRISVLGGTGKYKNARGFAELRALIPPGQISTDGAETLLRITVYLKY